gcttccgtaggagatggctgctcttccctctcgatcGTGAAGGTGCCTGACTACAGTGATGATGTCGAGGCAGAGGCGGCAACCTTGAACGAATtcttaatcaacgggacgagatccctgCGGCTTATGTGAAGCAAGATTAACGACATACTTGaccagaaaaggaagatgaagtattcatcttgaaggtgcccctccaactactaggaattctcttTATTCCTATTTCATttaatcatcgtgcctatacgcGCGCACCGATAACGAGTGTTAGCGCGTGGACCACCACAATGGTCTTTTCCATGACAGAggtataaggacagtagtgtcccctcctagattggtcatctgcttggacgagagaaaattggggtaactgtgcaagacaatttattattacgggggcccacgtaataacgacttgtagtgcataGAAATCTCGGTGGACTCTGTAGGTCGAGCTAATGATAACCACACAAAAATAATCTACAGGTGTTCAcaccttcatctggtagaacaATACATAGACCATTGTTTTAGCACTTTATAAAGTAGGAAACCTGTCTTTGCCTACTTCGTGGCTGACACTTCTACCCGTGTACGAGACGTTTGAGAACCGATATTTAAACAAGTGAAGATGGATAACATTCAGAAAGAATCAGTGACGATACACTCTCTATCACCCCTACATGAACAACCCCATCTCTGGGAAAACATACACATCTTTTTTACCTTTGTCTTTACCACTTATTGACTCCTCCTTTCCTTCACCATCCCCTTTATCTTCATCGCCAGGCTTTCGAGAATCTAACTGATCTTTATCATGATAATCAGATGATATTGAACTAGATGTGCTAGAAGGACTAACACCATCACGTCTATCTGAATCTCTTCTATTTATCTGCTTCACCCGTCCCACATATCCCTTTTGcatcttcattttcttcttctttctgtAACTTAATTAGataattagataacaaaacaatagaaaatgaaaaaaatttaaaaatggtaatctaatttctcatccaaatcttcacggtcatcagcctcttcttcttgaatttgttctgacgttttgaacctttgaataccttagctagatgccaactttcctacataacGCATGTCTTTTAAGACGAAGCTTTgttagtggcatcctgttttttggtgtgatattcttgtttggtgatatgtcattgaagatcaactcCTGCTTGAATGTtatttataataatggagtcccaaatagcattttacactagtattgatcccttcatgccatgcatatagtcatcaagaacaaagctcacatgatgacatatcactgtcatcagtctctttttctcgAATATTTGttcatctcattcagcaaaagcttatagagatacccacctcAGAGAAGAATCTATTCAGTAaaagctttgccatctgtggtttttttaactattttttggcgtttaaagtgagtggtttctaggAAAAATGTCGTTCATTTTCTGGGTTGTGATCAATTCATTGTGTAGAGACCTCTCTCTTATAGGAGTGTTTTGGCGTATAGTTTAGGCGagaattttattataataaatgattGTAATAAAGTAACCGTCTTTCCAGTTACTGTGTGTATTTACTGTTTTTCAGCTTTATCTGTTTTTAGGgtgatagacgtcccatcttccaagtttggcgttttttaatGGCGGTATGtagaccaagatgacaaaatacaataacagaGAAAATATTAaacaggaaaaatattttttattatttttggcgttttgtaagcaataacttttttgtagtatttttttggcgttttgaaacTAAATGGAGAAACATAGCacttaattatcttaaaaaaagattacacagaagaaaaccaaaaaaaaattaaaactactcgtcagaaggtactttatcagAGAAGTATCCATCACTTCCGCCGTCTTCTTCCTCCGAATCTTCATCTAGActttcatccatgtcatcacttTCACTTTCATCGGCTTCTTGTTgttgaagattctgaagcctccatttgaacatgtcCTGCATTAACGTCATTTTTAAGTCCATGTCTCTGTTCAAACAAGTGGCGTTGTGCAATTCTTCTATGAACCCAATcccctgctttgtcatgatgtctTCAAGCAGGTAGTCTTCCTGCTCTCTGCTGTCATATATAATGGTCACCATGTCTTTTTcctcatcaaaacgccatgatgttaTGATTGGGTCCGATTTTCCATCTGCTTTGCTTGGTACAAATTTCTTTGTTAATGTTTTCATAAGCTTATCAGTTTCATGACATTCGTTATCCAGAGCGATGCCAAGCGATAGGATACCCCTCTAtacctcttcttccatcttcaaaatTGCTTTGATTGtcctaacatacaccctccttctgttgtcaaaacgtaTGACGAATCGTCTGAttcccagagtgtatctccaccaaacgatggttgccatttttggcgttttggttaaacttggtgtttttggttaaagatgttttGTAGaatgatagattgaagtgattatgaaAGCGATGTTTAACgttgtttatataatgatgtttttggcgtgtAATTTAGGAgagaatttcttctaataaatgttaataattgaatttcagttactgtgttgtttcCTCTCCCTGTAATCTCCAACGCGTTTTATCACTAAATTTTGGTGTTTtgtatttaatggcgttttatttgttTTGAATGGCGTGTTATCATTTTTGTTGGTGTTTTGAATttgagcggtaaaagacccttttacccttagtGAAGCGCGCCCACTTAATAGAATTGGTGTTATTTACGATAACGCTACCGCGCCAATCtaatccatagattgttttgaccTGACGGTTCAAaagcgttctcactgttctcacactttcccccgttttctctaaatcctgaccctctatatatatatggttaggttCATTAGTGAACAACCCCGTTGATTAtgaacactagtgaactaatcctagctcttgattatcaatacacaagtttAAATCAATGACCAGGATTTGATGAtaaaaatacactagtgtattttaggATTTGATGATGTAATTCAATGGTcaagatttgttcactcagttcacaaatacattagtgttcactctagaaccccaccctactATATATAATTGTAGGATTCGGTTCAATTAAGAACCACCACaagttgtgagaaccatgagaactcctACTTCTTGCGCGAGTTGGGCCAcattttttgcacaaacgtagatgaaaatgctataaacacatctgtaaaaacaaaaaaaaaaattgttgagtCGGTAGTTATGTCCGATGTAAATTTTATTTATGTCCGATGTAAATTTAACTTACGCCTaatgtaaattttctttattccAATGTAAATTTTTGCATAcgacatttttttattttttttttcgctGGAGCAAgtgatttttaaagatttttaaaaaaattgaaaaaaactTTTAAAGGACCTAATTCTTATAATTCTCATAACTCAAGATGGTTCTCATTTTACCTTTTCCCTATAAATGTATACAACAAAGATAAACATATACTATGTGATATTATTAAATCCTCTATTGAAATGTTGAATGTGAAATATTGTCATCTTCTGTTTACCCACATATatttttttgatatatattaaatCCTCTATTGAAATGTTGAATGTGAAATATTGTCATCTTCTGTTTACCCACATATATCtttttgatatatattaaatCCTCTATTGAAATGTTGAATGTGAAATATTGTCATCTTCTGTTTACCCACGTATATCTTTTTGATAagagttaaatgttattttagttctgtggtttgggttattttgacagtttagtttaaaggttttatttttcgtcTATGGGTCCAAAATGGTTTCAtcattgtcattttcatccactGGGTTAAgtttatccattttttctgttaacgaaaagaacaatttggtcattttatatgtaattctgttaactagaaggacaattcggccatataaatgaccgaattgccttctcattaacaaaaaaaaaatggataaagttaacccagtaGATTAAAATAGTAATGGAGAAACTTTTTTGACCCCACAGAAAGAAAAATGAATCTTTTAAACTAATTGACAAAATGGTCAAATCACATCGACTAAAATACTAAAATGGCATTTTAACTCTTTTGATAAAGTAGTAGGCTAAAATATTGGTCAGCTATTTAGAACCACATATATCTTTGTGGTTCTGATTTCCACTTCTTGTTTTTATACTAATCTCAAGCATATTTGACAGATCAATGGCGTCTTCGTCGTCCTCTTCTCACTTGATTCCCACATCATGGAAATATGACGTTTTTATGAGTTTTAGAGGAGAAGATACCCGCAAGAACTTTGTGGATCATCTCTACTCGGCTCTTGATCAACAAGGAATCTACACATACAAGGACGACGAAACACTTGCTCGGGGTGAGTCAATCGGTCAATCGCTCGTGAAGGCTATCCAAGAATCACGGATTGCCATTATTGTATTCTCCAAAAACTATGCAGGGTCATCTTGGTGCTTGGACGAGCTTGCATATATTATAGAATGCATGGACAAGAGAGGGCAAATCGTTATGCCCATATTTTATGACATAGATCCCTCAGATGTCAGAAAACTAAAGGGAAAATTTGAAGAATCATTTGCCAAACATGAGTTGGAGCATAAGAACAAAGTTGAATCATGGAGAAGTGCTCTTGTAAAAGCAGGCAACCTTTCTGGATGGGTCCCCAAGGACTTTGCAAACGGATAATTTTCTCTACTTTTTCGAAAAACCTTTTTTGCTTAAGATGTCTGCATTTTGTAACTCAATTATACTTGTAACTAAAGCTGGAGTTTCAACTTAATTGTGTCTAATAGCTCAGTTTGGCTTATGCTTTTATCTCTAAAATCGAGTTTCGTAGGTTAAATTTAAAAAGTTATTATAAAAATACTAGGTCAAATGAATTGAAAGTTTGTTTGATTTACCAAAAACGTTTGTCTACAAGTATTATATGAAAATCTAGTAAGGAAACTGCTCTTGATCTGACATATTCAAAATTTTGGATATTATTATATGTTTTGTGTTACTCTGTATTTTGATTtcacttttattttctttttgttttaatTGAAGTTAAATAAATCTGATTCTTCAGGTTTAGGATTAATAATCCAATTTCAGTTGTGACAAACGGTAATTTTAAAATTATGTCtacaaataaaaagaaaaaaaaaacttacatttGACTGAGAGTTGTTTCCCAAAACTTTTgtttctagaaaaaaaaaattatcactAAAGTAGAGGTTACTATATACTAGCACTTCTAAATCAGCAACAACTTTTTCCTGAAACATATGATCGAATATTGAAATCCAAAAGCGGATAGTAGTTACTTTACATTCTGATTAGTGATGGTATTCGACTATTCATCCATCACATTAACCTTCACCTCACTAAGCAAGTGAGTGCGAGTGTATTCTAATTATCTTAATGTACTCAATGTGTAGACATGAAGCAAAATGCATCAAAGACATTGTTGGTAGAATTTCTGGTAGGCTGATAACAAATGTTAATAAACACTTGATTGGAATAGAGACTCGCTTGCAAGATTTGAAATCAAAGTTGGAAATTGGGCCTGGTGGTGTGCGCATGGTTGGAATATGGGGAGTTGGGGGTGGCGGAAAGACTACTCTTGCATCTACAGCTTATACGGAAATCTCTCACCAATTTGAAGCTCATTGTCTTCTTGAAAATATCCGTGATGAATCAAGCAAGTATGGTTTAAAAAGGTTGCAAGAAATCTTTTTATCACGTTTACTGAAAACAAATGTGGTGGTAGAGAGTGAGATAGAAGGAAGAAGCATAATAGAAAGAAGGTTATGTCGTAAAAGAGTTttagttgttcttgatgatgttGATGACGTTATGCAACTAGATGCATTAGCCGGATCGCACGATTGGTTTGGTGAGGGCAGCCGGATAATAATCACCACAAGGGACGAGCATTTGCTAACCCGCCACACAGACGCGATATATGAAGTGAGTTTGCTGTCACATGATGAGGCTATCAAGCTCTTCAGCAGACATGCATATCGGAAAGAAAAACCTGTAGAAGATTATGAGAAGCTTTCACAAGATGTAGTTTCTTATGCTGGCGGGCTCCCATTAGCACTTGAAATCCTAGGTTCTTTTCTATATGACAAAGATAAAGATGAGTGGTTGAGTGCCTTGGTCAAGTTAAAAAGCATACCAGATGTTAAGGTCATGGAGAGACTTAAAATAAGTTATGACGGACTTGAACTTCACGAGAAAGAGTTATTCTTAGATATTGCATGTTTCTTGAGGAGAAGACATGTAAATGAGGTGATGATGGTGCTTGATGCTTGTAGTTTTCACCCAGGTATAGGGGTAAAGGTATTGGTACAAAAGTCTCTCATAAATGTTTCAAATGGAATATTTGATATG
This is a stretch of genomic DNA from Helianthus annuus cultivar XRQ/B chromosome 16, HanXRQr2.0-SUNRISE, whole genome shotgun sequence. It encodes these proteins:
- the LOC118488230 gene encoding disease resistance protein RPV1-like, with product MASSSSSSHLIPTSWKYDVFMSFRGEDTRKNFVDHLYSALDQQGIYTYKDDETLARGESIGQSLVKAIQESRIAIIVFSKNYAGSSWCLDELAYIIECMDKRGQIVMPIFYDIDPSDVRKLKGKFEESFAKHELEHKNKVESWRSALVKAGNLSGWVPKDFANG